The genomic stretch GGACATGGAAGATCAGCTGCTTGACGCGATGGATTTGGAACGGGAGCGGGGCATCACGATCAAGGCTCATCCGGTCACGATGCATTACCGGGCGAAAAACGGGGAGACCTACGAGTTGAATCTCATCGACACCCCAGGCCACGTGGATTTCGCTTATGAAGTGTCCCGCAGCCTGAGCGCGTGCGAAGGTGCGTTGCTGGTCATCGATGCCGCCCAAGGTGTCGAGGCCCAGACGGTGGCCAACTTCCACCTCGCCTCAAAGCAGAACCTCCTAATCATTCCCGTCATCAACAAGATTGACCTGCCGCACGCCAACGTGCCGCAGGCCAAACAGCAACTGGAAGACGTTCTCGCCGTGCCCAGCGAATGGGCCATCCCGTGCAGCGCCAAGGAAGGCATCGGCATCGAGGACATCCTTGAGGCGATTGTCGAGCGCGTGCCGCCGCCGAAACCCACCGGTGAGCCCAGCCTGCAGGCGCTGGCGTTCGATTCCTATTTCGACACATACAAGGGCGTCGTCACGCACGTCCGCGTGTTCAATGGTGAAATCAAGCCCGGCATGATGATTCGTCTCCTGCACGCCGGCAAAAACTACGAGGTCAAGGAAGTCGGCAGCTTCAATCCGAAGCCCTACACGCGCGAAAAGCTGGAAACCGGCGAGACGGGTTACATCACGGCCAACATCAAATCCCCCAGCGACGTGCAGATGGGGGACACCATCACGGACGCGCGGCACCCCTCCGGCACTTTGCCCGGCTTCAAAGAAATCCATCCGATGGTGTTCAGCGGCATTTATCCGATCAACACTGCGGACTACGAGGCCCTGAAGTCCTCCATGGCCAAATTGAAGCTCAACGATTCGGCCTTTGTCTATTCGTCCGAAACCTCGGTGGCGCTCGGATTCGGCTTTCGCTGCGGTTTTCTCGGGCTGCTGCACCTGGAAATCGTCCAGGAACGGCTGCGCCGCGAATACAACATGGACATCATCGCCACGTATCCCAGCGTGGTCTACAAAGTTCATCTCACCGACGGCACGATGAAGGAAGTGGACAACCCGGCCTTCATGCCCGAAGTCACCTACATCGGAAAAATCGAGGAACCGATGGTGAAGTCCTTCGTCATCTGCCCGAACGAAAACATCGGCGACATCATGGCCTTGATCGCTGAAAAGCGCGGCCTGGTGGACCACACGGAAACGCTCGATGCCCGGCGCGTCATGCTTTCGTCGGTGATTCCGCTCAACGAGATCCTCATCGATTTTCACGACCGCATCAAAAGCATCACGCGCGGTTTTGGTTCCATGGACTACGAGCCGGCGGATTACGAGGAGAGCGACATGGTCAAGCTGGACATGCTCGTGAACGGCGAGCCGATGGATGCGTTTTCCTGCATCGTGCACCGGTCCAAAGCCGAGGGCAGGGGACGCACGCTCGCTGAAAAGCTGAAAGAGGTCATCCCGCGGCAGCAATTCCAGATCAAGATCCAGGCGGCCATCGGCGGCAAGATTGTCGCCTCGGAAACCGTCAGCGCGTTCCGCAAGGACGTGACGGCCAAGTGCTATGGCGGCGACATTTCCCGGAAACGCAAATTGCTGGAGAAGCAGAAAGAGGGCAAAAAGCGCATGAAGTCGATCGGGTCCGTGAACATTCCGCAGGAAGCGTTCATCGAGGTGCTCAAGGCCTGACGCATGCCGCCAACGCCATCCAGTCAAGGGCAGGGGAGCTGAGACAATGACAATTATTCGCTGGTTCCTATCCAAAACCGTCCGCGAGGCGTCGGCCATGAAACGCCACGTTTGGAAATTGTTGCAGCACCAGCGGGACATTCTGGATGCCGAGGCCATCGCCGGCATCGAGGGCGCCATGGCCAACCTGAATCAGGCGCTCCGCGAAGGCGCCAACCGGCCCATGCTCAAGACCTACATGGGACGACTTGAAGAGGCGGCCAACAAATGGCTGAAGCCCTATCCCAATGCCGGCTGGCGCGAAAATGTCGAAGTCCTGCTCGTGGCGCTGGCAGTCGCCATGGGCATTCGCACGTTCTTCCTGCAACCGTTCAAGATTCCGACCGGTTCCATGCAGCCGACCTTGTTTGGCATCACATCCGTGCC from Verrucomicrobiia bacterium encodes the following:
- the lepA gene encoding translation elongation factor 4, with product MDAAHIRNFSIIAHIDHGKTTLSDRLLHRTGTIATRDMEDQLLDAMDLERERGITIKAHPVTMHYRAKNGETYELNLIDTPGHVDFAYEVSRSLSACEGALLVIDAAQGVEAQTVANFHLASKQNLLIIPVINKIDLPHANVPQAKQQLEDVLAVPSEWAIPCSAKEGIGIEDILEAIVERVPPPKPTGEPSLQALAFDSYFDTYKGVVTHVRVFNGEIKPGMMIRLLHAGKNYEVKEVGSFNPKPYTREKLETGETGYITANIKSPSDVQMGDTITDARHPSGTLPGFKEIHPMVFSGIYPINTADYEALKSSMAKLKLNDSAFVYSSETSVALGFGFRCGFLGLLHLEIVQERLRREYNMDIIATYPSVVYKVHLTDGTMKEVDNPAFMPEVTYIGKIEEPMVKSFVICPNENIGDIMALIAEKRGLVDHTETLDARRVMLSSVIPLNEILIDFHDRIKSITRGFGSMDYEPADYEESDMVKLDMLVNGEPMDAFSCIVHRSKAEGRGRTLAEKLKEVIPRQQFQIKIQAAIGGKIVASETVSAFRKDVTAKCYGGDISRKRKLLEKQKEGKKRMKSIGSVNIPQEAFIEVLKA